A window from Solanum stenotomum isolate F172 chromosome 5, ASM1918654v1, whole genome shotgun sequence encodes these proteins:
- the LOC125863705 gene encoding uncharacterized protein LOC125863705, with protein MEQANRDVVAPANPIRGMDTSRVREVLKMNPPEFYGSKVEEDPNGFIEEVYKVLAIIGVTSRDRAELAAYQLKDVARIRFFPRELREAKMEEFINLKQGNMNVNEYALKFTLLSKYAPSLAANPRFDQDKGSGSPLPKTTCSKCGRSHYGKCLAGMDGSYRCVKSGHKMRDCLVLKTKGREGKKVDSSGVDEEPQEKNRFYNLQARDDQD; from the exons ATGGAGCAAGCCAATAGAGATGTTGTGGCTCCGGCAAACCCTATAAGGGGGATGGATACTTCTAGAGTAAGAGAGGTTTTAAAGATGAACCCTCCGGAGTTCTATGGCTCCAAGGTGGAAGAGGATCCAAATGGGTTTATAGAAGAGGTGTACAAGGTACTTGCCATTATAGGAGTGACTTCGAGAGATAGAGCAGAgctagccgcttaccaattgaaggatgttgctcgAATAAG gttctttcctcgggagttgagggaggctaagATGGAAGAGTTCATAAATCTTAAGCAAGGTAACATGAATGTTAATGAGTATGCCTTGAAATTCACTcttttgtctaagtatgctccatcatTGGCAGCAAATCCAAG GTTTGACCAAGATAAAGGTAGTGGGTCTCCATTGCCTAAGACTACTTGCTCCAAGTGTGGGAGAAGTCAttatggtaagtgcctagctgGCATGGATGGTAGCTATAGGTGTGTGAAGAGTGGGCACAAAATGAGAGATTGTCTGGTTCTAAAGACAAAAGGAAGAGAGGGAAAGAAAGTTGACTCTAGTGGTGTTGATGAGGAGCCCCAAGAAAAGAATAGGTTCTATAACCTCCAAGCTAGGGATGATCAAGACTGA